AATTTCCTCCAGGAAGACATGAATCTAGCTGAGACTTTCCAAAACCCGTCCAAGTGATTTGGACACTCACTTCTCATTAGTATTAACAGCAAGTGGGCATGAGCATCTCCTAAACGCTTTTGGAAATCTCTGTGACTGTTAAATGACTCTTTGAGCAACCCGCACTAGAAATGACAAATTTCACATTTGTTTCCTTGTACTCAGATATTCATAATGTCCATGTACAAAATGTCAGGATTTTCCCTCAAAAAGTCAGCTGAGATGTAGtcagagggaggggagagacaGACTTTTGCTGTGTTTGGATTAAAGGACAAAGTTCACATTCCAAAACTGTCTCCTCCACAGAGGGCTGTATATACCAATTTCAAGATAATACCACATTCATTGTCATCTTTTTGTCACCGCCCTAGGCAGGCATGTCACTGCGATGGGAACAGCGATGCAAAGGAGCTACATGGCTGCATGTGTCACATGCACTGAAACACAAGCACTGCCCTGGAGAGCGCTAACAcggagggaaaggaaaggtgaACTACCATTCCGTACACCTGATAACACGTCCTACAGAAGGGAACAGCTATTCTTTTGAGATCCAGATTTTTAGCATTACACTTTAGATCATATTTAGTCCCACTTAACAGTCCCAGGAAACACCCTTCCTGTCCGTAAGAAGAAAACGGgaactgaagaaaagcaaactcaTTTGCAAACTGACAATAGATTATActctcccctttccccaccAAAGTGAGGGCCAGAAAGAGACTTGTAAGAGATTTCACTCCTGTTATATCCAGCTTCAAATTCTCACATCCTTAGAAGCCAGAAAGCCTTTTAAGCCACTTCCCAAACCAAAAGCACGGCGAATCCTTTCAGACTGAACTGCCATCTACCACGCTATGTTTGATTTCACCACTAAGCCTCTAGtagcttttcctttcaaagcccCAACAAAGTAAGTCTTACCAAcaaatatatatgcaaataaGTGAGTAATATCGAGCTTTATAACTCCCTTACATGGCTTCTTGATCTGTTATTTAACTGACAtcacttcccttttttttttaaatgtatttcatgtATATATGTCTGTTTTCTATAATCTCCATTTCTCTTATctcttgtattttaataaacCACATGTCCAGATTCAGTATCTTCTTTAGCAGCCAGAGAGGTAGATACATTTGTTCATTGCAGTTATTAAAATTCTAAACATCTCCCTCCCTTTATTTGATTTTAGTGATATTCTGGACATTTTCTCAATACCAAGAAGATTGGATTCATTGGAATTAACTCTGAAAAAAGTCTTGCATCGAAACTTTAATTTCAGTTCAAAACCACATCAATTTAAGGTATCCCCAGAAGATCTGGACAAGGCGAACCTTTTTTTATGAACTGTTTTCAACACTAGTTTAAGATGAAACTAAAATTGTTTTTTGCTTCTTAACACTGAGAAagaaaccacaaacaaaacctgaGACCATTATTTCACTTTCATGGATATTTTAACTCCCGACAGGACTCCTGATGGCCACTTTGCTTAAGCAAGGACACATTTAAACCTTTAAATCTGGCTTTTGGGGCATTATCTTCCCTGTGTTAATGGAATGAACTACTTAAAACAGAGTTCTACTTTCCGAGGGGCCTCTCTACTAGTCTGTCATTGATGACTTGTACGCAGAGAGAGCATTATGTTAAGAGGCTCATCTCAGCAATTCCAGTATTAGCTACCAAGAGAGACACCAGCAGTGATTCCTCGCTGATCCTTTGAGAAACAGCAGTGATTTGTCTCCTAGTTTTCTCTCAGCTTTCTGTGTACTCAGTGTCCTGTAGTTTCGTGGAAAGATGCTGACTGGATATATTGCTCTAGTCACAGCTGTTTTAAGGTACAACTTGGCCAAAGTGGGAGTTGGAGGAGTTTATTCAAATAAGACTGTAAAACCCGAAGTAATTTTAATTCCTCCCCTTGCAAACATACTTTCCCACTCAGAATAAGAACAGTAGATGCACATTGCAACTCAGGGGAGGAAAGTGCTTATGTGGAAAACTTAAGAGCAGTGGCCAAAATCAGGAGCCTTCAGTCCCATGCCAGTTGAAACTTTCCTATCGCTTCCTAATGTCATCTCAGACCCGTTAGCCACAAAAAGCTCAGAAGATGCATAGCTTCAACTTTCCACCCATTCTCTTGGGGCCACAGTGgaagaacagcaaaattaatGCTCTAGGCTGAAGAGTCTTCAGCTACATTGCTCAAGAGAAAGAGCTGGAATTAAGAGTGccccagctttgctgctgttattcCCACGCCTTTCAAAAGCAACCAAACATCAGTTGTGTCTGTGTctcactgaagaaattaatcCAAAACTCACATTTTCTCCCGGCAGCATTCTGCCACCTGCCTGTGCATACTGCATTTCATCACGGGTCAGGTCATCAATCTCCAGTCTCAGCACGGCTCTCCGGAGGGGAGCCCTCCTACTTCACTTACCTGTCCATGCTGCCATCTAAACACCCTCCAGACTGAAAAGAGCCAGAAGGCAATTCATCTCACCCTAACTCAAGCCTCTGAAATGCCCTCTGCAGGTTCCTTTACTGATTACAGACACAGCCTAGTTTAGATCATGTTGCTGACTTCTAGACAGCAGAAGTTAGGGAAGCAAATCCTAATCCTACAGCTGAGAGTTGCTCAGCTGCCTTATTTAAATCCAATAACGGCACACTGCAGTGAGTGTCAGCCCTTGAGTCTATCTTTCCATCACTTTTACCAGGCTCAAACACACAATGAATAAGAGATCTCACCAAAGGGGACACTGTGAACACTGCACTGTGCTCTGCTTCCCGCAAGCTGTCTCTGAACAGTGTACCCACTACGTCTTTTCCTGGGTTTTATCGTTTTCCTCCCCTGTAAGACGAAGTGCAACTGTTGCATCAGTCACTGATGGTTCTGTAAGTAATTTCTCAATGATACatctttttcaaagcaatttgaATGATTAAAAATTTAACCACATTAAACTCACATTCATACTTTTAATCCGAGCCTGTCAAATGCATGGTCTTGGAGCTGAATGCATACACCCTTTTGGttcattgttttaaaactgGAGCATAGTGCTGGTCTGAATGTCTTCCATGTAAAGTCAGTAGCAGTCGAGAAGTCCTTTGTGAAGTCGCTGAATCCTTCTGCAATCCCTCTGCTGTGACTCAAAGCCCTAGTTGGATTTGGTCGAGGgagcttgcttctttttttttgttttggggtttccACCACTTCTGGGCCATGAGAGACAGGTTTCTATTCTGAGGTCACGGATTCAACGCATTGTCCAGGAGCAAAGTACCGCAATGTAAAAGTATTGCAAAGTAATGCAGACTGACTACTTTATAGCCAGATCCTATTGATCAGAAATGCTTATCTCATGGACTTCATCCCAGTTTTGTGACCAGACATAGTTGTTATGCTCATCCACAGCTCCAACTAGTGTGGTTTGTCTAGCTGGAGTTTGGTGTgctgagaaaaagaggaagactgCTTGTAGCTCACCTTGCAACTAGCTGGAGGCCAGCAAAAAGACAAGTCATGTGTATGGTGAAGCAAATTCTGTACCTTATGCCTCATACTCTGCCTCTGAGGTATAGCAAAGCAGGTCAGAGACAGCCCAGCTGACAACCTACACAGCATCCTTTTCTGGGATGAAGGCAGGAATCCTGGTGGTGGTGTGTATGGCATCCTCTCCAGCTTCctcagcagcctcctggcacAGTGCAACAGCACTTCCATCAGAGGAACAGAGACAGGCACATGCCCACCTGTACTGGAATGAAGGGCTGTTTTCAGGGGGCTGGGGTGATACAGCAGCACCTCAGGGCCTGCACAAACACAGCAGAGCACTCTTGAAGGGCCTATGTCGGGAGGTCAAGCGTAAGGCAGCACCTCAGGCCCACAAAAACACACTTGGTAGGGCAATTTCAGGAGCAGCGCTTCAGGCCTGCGCAAGTATAGCGCAGCACTCTCGGAGGGCCCATTTTGAAGGCCAGGTGACGTGGCAGCACCTCAAAGCTGCACAAACATGGCACAGTGCTCCTGAAGGGCCAGCTCCCCGAGGCTGGGGATAGGGCGGTCGCTCAGACCTGCGCGAACGCTGCGTAGCGCCCAGAGAGCCGATTCTGAAGGCCAGGGGATACAACAGCGCCTCGAACCCGCACCAACACGGCGCGGCACTCCTGGAGGGCCGACGTGGtgaaggcgggggggggcgtTCCCTCAGACCCGCCCCACCGTGAGGCAGCGCTCTCGAGGCCGATTTTGGAGGCGAGGCGCGAGCCGCCACACCGCCCCAGGCCCGCCCGAGGCGGGAGGAGGCGGGAGGAGGCGCGAGAAGGCGCCCCGGCGCCTGcgcggggcgggacggggcaAGGGGCGTGGCCAGCGCCGCGCGGGCGGGGCCAGCCTCCTGCAACGGCGCTTGACGCACGCGCAGGAGCGGGGGCGCCACTTTCGGGCGGAAGaggcggggcccggcgcggcgcggcgcggcgcgcgCTCTGCGGGAGCCCGCGGGCCGCGTTTAAAggcgcagcggcggcggccgcgccggccTAAAGCGAGGGCTGGGGGGCATCGGCTCcgccggccggcggggagggcgggatGGCGGCGCCGTGAGGATCTCGGTGAGCCCCTCGCTGCGGCGGTCGGCGATGGGCAGGGCGGGGGCCTGGGGCCTGTGGCGGCTGCGGttggggcggggcgggcagggtgGGAaagcggccggggcgggggcggggctcGCGTGtgaggggagaaggggctggggcctgagggtgaggagggggctgtgggacGGGCCTGCGGGGGATCGGGGCCTGCGGAGGATCGGGGCCTGCGGGGCAGGCTCAGGGGGTGATGGAGGCCGTtgggggctgcgggagcgggCCCCagatggggaggcagctgtggggcaggccTGGGACTGAGGGCTCTGAGAGGCCCCACGGCCCACACCGGGCACAAGGCGCAGGGCCCACAGGCGGCCGGGGGTGGCTCAGCGTCTCCTCTCTCGCTTTGCAGCGCGCACCGGAGCAGGCTGGATGcccacaggcagcaggacacTATCACAGGCTGCCCGGGCACTTGGCAGGGGCACAGGACTTTTCTCCCTCCATACTCAGGTTTCCTTGCCAAGACCGTACCTTTGCTGTGTGGGCCTCCCCGGGGCCAGCCCCAATTGCTGGTACCAGCTGCTGTTAAGGAGTGTATCTCTCCGGTCCGCAGGCGGAAACCGGtgtggtggtgctggggctTTCCGtttctccctgcttttgcaCACCTGGCTTCGCCAAgcctgcacagctgcagaggACATGGCAGAACAGAGGTACTGCGTAGACTATGCCAAGCGTGGCACGGCAGGCTGCAAGAAGTGCAAGGAGAAGATCGTGAAAGGAATGGTGCGCATTGGAAAGATTGTTCCCAATCCCTTCACGGAGTCTGGCGGGGACATGAAGGAGTGGTACCATGTGAAGTGCATGTTTGAGAAGCTAGACAAGGCCCGGGCCACCACCAAGAAAATCGAAGACATCACAGACTTGGAAGGGTGGGAAGAGCTACAAGATGGGGAGAAGGAATTAATCAACAAGCACATCTCGGGTGAGACGCAAGGCAGCACCTGGgttgcttttctgctttagtCATTTTCAGGGTATGCCACTGACTGCCACAGAGCTGTGCCTTTATGACAAAATTCTCACTGAGGTATTAGTACAACCTGGTGACAAAGTGGGTAGCGCTGCTCAAATCTGTGTTTCAGCCCTATAGGAGAGGGAAGAAGTAGTTGATTCTACAGTGGCACTTCTTAATTCATTTGTCACAACTGACTGTGGAGAAGGGCTAGGTGATTTAATTCATGTGCAGATAAATCCCAGGAGGAAGCGTcacttattttccattttcagctttttttcatgATCTTTAGTAAATTATGTAATCTTTTAACTTTTgctatctgaaaaatattccttcatgtttttttctcctctataCCCAGTTCTTGTAAGACTTGTTTGTTGCAGTATATCCTACGTAATATGTTGAGTGGTGTATGAGATTATTTCTAACTGCTGGTTTGAACCTTGCTTTTTTACAGAAGCTAATTCCAAGGCTGCAGGTACACCGAAGAAAAAAGTGATAGTCCAAGCTAAGCTCACTGCCACAGGACAAATAACCACAAAAGATCCATTGGCTCTCATCAGTCCATCACCGAAGAAGTTCTCTGGCTTCACAGGTAGGACTTAAACTGATTCTGGGAAATTCCTCTCTCCTAATATCAGCATCAGAGGTGTTTTCACTTGGCTCAGATCAGTAGTTTTTTATCTTCAGAAGATGGTTtagttttaattactttttttaaaatctggctTGCCAAAAATTGTTAGTGCTTTCTTAGGCTGTCAATTTTGAAAGAACTGATGTTTGAGTTTGTAGTATTCCCAAAGAAACAAGGTTTATGCAGTAACCCACGTTGTCAGGCTGACTCCACTACTGCCTTAGTCCATTGGCCAATTCCAGTCACGCTGTGAAGGTGTAGAGTGACAATATTCCATGTGGAGCTCAAAATCTGTAAAAAATTGGTTGTGAGGGATTCCCAGTTGCAGTGTTCATGGAAGGGAGAATGGTTATTCCTCAGCAGCTTGTCCTGagaagcagctgccagcaggacAGTCAGTGTGTGAGCACGGACTGACCTGACACAGACGTGTAGCTCTCAACCACCCAGAGCACATGTTGCCACATACACAGACAAAGAGATGAGTAGGGGTATTGGTATTAtgagagcagaaataaaacagaagcatCTGCCAGCAGAAACTCCTTTTCACCAAGGTTTAACCATATTTGCGTGGCAGAATTAAGGTCCAGAAAATTCTGGTATACTGTGAAGAGCAAAACTAACGGAAaaatagtttggggtttttaagggtaattaaaatttaaagtcACAAGTTTTGGTGTAGCGCAcataatttttcagttctgaagcTTCCCCAGCATACTGGGATTGTTCTTTTCAGCTTGCCAAGCAGAGGTGGCCTCAAGTTGAAAGTTTGCACCATATTGTACTTGTTAAAAAAGCAACTTCTTATGTCTTTGATGCAGCCAAGCCAAAGAATTCAGAAGAAGTCTCTGCAAACTCTTCCCACAAGTCTAGCCTATCTGCAAAAAAATGTGATCCGAAGCACAAAGACTGCTTGCTGCGAGAGTTCAGGAAGCTCTGTGCCATGGTTGCTGAAAAGCCTAGCTATAACGTGAAAACACAGATCATCCAGGATTTTCTGAAGAAGGGATCTGGAGGAGGTATGATTCCTGTTTGGCGTTCTCAGCATGTGAAAGTCCTCTCAAAATCAACTTCAAAGTGTTATTTCTAAAGCAAGGgtgaaataaaatctgattGCTGTGTAGCCTAAGCTCTGTGCTGTGATGATTTCTGAACTATGGAGATAATGTTTGCAAAGCGAACTGTTTATCTAAATAACAAATTCAGATAAGAATGTCTTAGGCTAGGATGGTGGGGAATGTTTGTAGGTGCCGCCAAACTTAGTGGTGTGATCAGATTTGGAGGGCAATTGTGGATGTTTCCCCTGAAAAATCTTGTTCCATGTGAAGCAGAACAGCATGGTGGAAAGAGGAAGCCCCATCTgcgggattttttttcccaggatcATGCTAATGAGCACAAACAACCAGAGCCtgtatgtgaaaataaattgtgACAGCTTCTAATGGTCTGTGCGTTTTTTTCCAGATGGTTTTCATGGTGACGTATACCTGACCATTAAGCTGCTGTTACCAGGCGTCATTAAAATTGTTTACAACTTGAATGATAAGCAGATTGTAAAGCTATTTAGTAGGATTTTTAACTGCAGCCAAGAAGAAATGATCCGGGACCTGGAACAGGTGAGTACAGACAGCAGTTCTCTTAATTTGTTCGGTCCCTTGGTatggaaattcttttttttttttttttttttttttaaatcctatttGAAAGCATTTGAACTCATCTGCAAAACTTTAGAAAGCAAGACTAAAATATCCAGGCAAGTTGGGCTGCATCACCTTTGTCTAAACTGCTTTTTCTAGTGTATTCCTATGTAGCTgatttatattccttttttgtAACATCGCATATCAAAAACTGTGATTCAGTTAACGGGTCTGTTACTGTGGGCTTAAGTTGGTTCATACAATTAAACTACACTCATACAAATTGCAAGTGCTCACATATGTGCATCTAATTTCTGTGCATAGGAGTTGATGATTGACTACGTGTCATTCTGATTCAGTGCAAGATGGAGAAAATGGGTTAATTAGATAATGAAGCTAATTCTTTCACCTCTGTTTATTGCCTTGGTACATACTGCCTTCTAGTGACATCACTAGACTGTTTGACATCCTTGGATTTACAAGTGGATTCATCCTGAGGAGCTAAAGGGTCTGTGATGCCACAGCAGTGAAAAATAGAGCAATGAGATGATACTAGTAGTCTTAcctttttttgcaaatgaaacagctgaaaatatttattctgtgtCATGGCAGCTTTTTCCAACGTTTGGTTCCAATTTCTTCATGCAATCCCAGCATCATTTTTGTTCCCTCCTTTTTGGAACCACATTGAATCTCCAGTGGCATCTTGCCCATTTTCTAGCCACAGCTCTGATCCATACCCCTATTTTGTTTTTGGAGACAGGGAGATGTTTCCGAGACCATACGTCTCTTCTTTGAACAGAGCAAGTCTTGTCCTCCAGCAGCCAAAAGTTTCCTGACCATCCAAGAGGTAGATGAATTCCTAATCCAGCTATCAAAACTTACTAAGGAGGATGACCAGCAAAGTGTGCTGCAACATATCACTCGCAGGTAAGGAAAGTAATCGGCCTCTGAAGGTTTGCCCTAGAACTAGGAGTGGTTATCTACATATCACAGGCTGGCACAGGTGAAACACTAATCATAAGCCACAGAGGCTAACTTAACATCCGTAAGCCACTATTAGGGGTTTGATTAAGACACCTTGACTGCTGACCAGCAATGGAGAACATGTGTGGCTCCTGTTCATGCCAGAGAATTTCATCCTTGCCTGTCAAGACACTGTTCAATCAGTACTAAACAAGTGGCTTGCAGAACCACCTTGATGGTATTTAGTTGTTCATTCCTAGTTGTGTTGGGAAAAGCCTTCAAGCTGTTTAGAAATGTTGAAGATTCTTGGTCTGGGTCAGTTTGGGTTGATCTAAGGCTGAGGATGTTATTATCATTTACTCTTGACATATTAAGTGAATTTTGGAGCGTATGTCAACAGAGGCAGAATTAATATTGGCATTCAAACAAAGATGCTAAAAAGCCTTTTGGATATTCTCTTGTGCCTCTGTGATGTCACTAGTAACATTCTCATTCGAGTTTAAACCCTACAGAAGCGGGGGAGGACCTTTTTTTACAGAAGCCTCgatcagtttctttttttcagttggaatGTAGTTCAGTTAAATGTCTACCATATCTGAATCTTCTCTCGCACTTCAGATGTACAGGGAACGACCTGAAATGCATCATCAGGCTAATTAAGCATGACTTGAAAATGAACGCTGGAGCAAAGCACGTGTAAGTCTTACTTTTCATTGTGAGATAAAACCAGAAGTAGGCATTAGCCTCGtgagccaggagcagcagacCTGAGGTTGATCCAtgtttccctctctcctcaATTTATTAAAGGTTGGATGCTTTGGATCCCAATGCTTATGAGGCGTTCAAAGCATCACGCAACCTCCAGGATGTGGTAGAGCGAGTCCTGAAGAACCAGCAGGAGGCTGAGAAGATGCCAGGTCTGAAGCGAACCCTCAGTGTGCAGGCCTCTCTGATGACCCCGGTTCAGCCCATGCTGGTAATGTTGGCTCCCCTGCAATGGTAACCTTCAGCCGAGCAAGAGATGGACTCATATGTACTGTCAGAGACCCTCCCCTTTAAGAATCAGTAGACGGATCAGTGACTGCATGTAGTATGAGCTAATAGAGTATGCCGTGCTGATTTTTGTTTAATGCCATTTTATAAAGTGGGTTCTACCAAGAAGACAGTATTCAATGTACTCAGCTTCAGTAACACTGCAGAAGCTAAAATCTTAACTTGCTTTTTGTCCAGAAgtgactttcttttttgtttgtttgtttgctgtcaTTCCAGAAATTGATCCTTTGTCTGGAAATAGCGTAAGCTTTTCATTGGATTAGAGATTCaaataagtttgtttttttgtttgaacaaATCAGAGTTAAATATTTACTTCTGGGTTAAGCGCACTCCTACAAAAGGCACAGTACATACACCTTTAAGTATTTGGAGGAGATAAACACTGACAAGCTATAATTATCTGGGCATATGCAGATGATTCTAAGTAAATGACtaattaagaaaaagtaaatttggACTGCATATTAGAGACCCTGGGCAGAAATATCTACAAAGGAATTGGTAGTCCATTCATGAAATTAGGTAAGAATAGCTTTTTTTGAAATACATCAGCTGAGTTTGTTTGGAACTTCTCTCTCCACCTTTCTAAGGCTGAAGCCTGCAAGTCAATTGAATATGCCATGAAGAAGTGCCCAAATGGCATGTATGCAGAAATCAAATATGATGGCGAGCGGGTGCAGGTCCATAAAAATGGAGATCATTTCAGCTACTTCAGCAGAAGCCTCAAACCTGTCCTCCCTCACAAAGTAAGTACCTATAAACTGTCAATTCTGCTGTGCCAGTGTTTGCCTTCCTCCTCTATAAACACGACTGAATTTCACAACAGTTTCTATAGGCAGGGAGGATACCTTCTGTTGACTTTATTGTCTGATTTATGTAGATAATCGGaatctggaaaagcaacacTTCATAGAATTGTAATCAATTCGTTCCGGTGGACATTAGGAGCTTGAAACTACAGTTAACCTATCTGCCTTAGAGTCCTCTTTACACACTGCATTTGAGGAGGCTTGATGCCAGTTGGGTGACTTGGTTATATTTGTCCAAGgctcatttttctatttgtccAAGgctcatttttctatttgtacaaggctcatttttctgtttgtagacTGTGCTGTCTATACCACAGTAGAAAATAAAGCTAGTGCAGATATGCCTACACGTGCCTCAGACATGCTTCTGGAGAAAACATCTGCATTGGAGTGAGTTCCTCTCTTCAGCCAGTagacatatatttttcttttctttttttccccaaggtaGCCCATTTTAAGGACTTCATCCCCCAGGCTTTCCCTGGTGGGCAGAGTATGATCCTGGATTCAGAAGTTCTTCTGATTGATAACAAAACTGGCAAGCCACTTCCTTTTGGGACTCTTGGTGTGcacaaggtgaaaaaaaaaaaaaaaatcctttgttgTGGTTGGAGTCTGTTATTATGCTGACTTAAATGCACTAGCATGTGATCCATTACCACAGGATAACTTAGGAGATGTGGTGCTTACTAGagcatttggggaaaaaataagatcCCTCAGAAGGCTGATATTAATGAAAAGGTACTGCTCTAATACAATAGATTTTATAATAAGCTGATGACTGGTAGGACAGTAAGAAAACTTCAGctcataaatattaaaaaactcTTGGAAAATCTTGCAATTCTGTCTTTGCTTATCATTGCTTGTAGCAGTGAATGGCAGACTGAAAGACCAGAATGATGCAGAGTATCTAGTCCATATGAAAATTATGTACTGCTTATGTCAAAATGGTGGTGAGGAAGAGgccagtaaaatgaaaattaaattgtaaGTGCTTTAACTTAAAGTAGCCATTAATCTGAAGTCTCTGGAATGCTTATTGTTTTTTTGTTGCAGCAGTAGTGACGGATGTTACATTGCCCACAGTCGTTAATATTTGTGGCATTATTTCCCTGCCACCAGGAAATtagcatgttttgttttcttcgtTTGTGCTTTGACACATTCAGTCTAAACCTTAATTCTCGGAATACTTCTGTCTTTTAGAAGAGGCCTAAGCTTATTATAACTAAAAGATTACAGAGATAAAAATACATCCctttgtttctgttatttttctgaagctaCATGTTGCTGCTTGCTATGacagcagttttcttttaattgattttatttgtgttttagaAAGCTGCTTTCCAAGATGCcaatgtttgcttgtttgtgtttGACTGCATCTATTTCAATGACATCAGCCTGATGGACAGGTAGGTATCTGGCACAGTGTCAGAGTAGCCTGACAGGTTTTCCAGTATGAACTTTCTGGAATACACTGCCACTGCAGAGGGAGCAGTTCACATTGGCTGTTAAGACTGGCCATTTACCCCTGTAAAATCAAGACATCATGGGAGGATCCTTGCTGTCCTAAGGAGCTCCATCTTGCTCTGCAGTTCCAAAATACCAGGATTAACTGCATTTCAGTTGAACTCAAGTGTGGTTCAGTACCCAGCTCATCTTACGTCCTCTGAAACTAAATGCACTTGTAACACAAAACTTCTGGTTTATAACTTCCTGGAGGAAATAAGAATTGATTGTCCTCTCTGGAACTCTGTAGGATgaatcatttaattttttaaatacattttctctaAGTTCATATGACTGGTACTTTGTGTTGAAATTGCTTGCTTGTCCTTAATTATCCATACCCTGGTTTAGGCCTTTGTGTGAACGTCGTAAGTTTCTCCACGATAACATGGTTGAAATCCCCAACCGGATCCTCTTCTCGGAGATGAAGCATGTCACAGTGAGTTCAATGTTGAAATAGCATGTGTGATGATCTCACAGGTTGTGCTCTGGACACTTCATTGCTCCTTTACCACACATCCTTTTTTATGATTAAGGCTGTAAATCCAGCAATTCCCTGCCTGTCAAAATGGTTCTACTTCTGGTCTGTGTGCAAGACTTCTTGAGCTAGCGTTGTGCAAGAGGGCCGTGCCTGTGCTTCCATCTTGTCTCAGCTACAACCACTTCAGTGTAGTCTTAAGTTGCAcatctctggggtttttttggcttaaTGATTTTGTAGCCATTGTAACATTGACATTGTTAGGAGGAGCTAAAGCCTGTTGTAACTTAGTCTGTACTGTGCAATGCTGAGCTGTGCAGAGAAGGCTGAAGTATGACTGAAGGGAGCTAGACTGCTTCCAGTTCCCGAACTGGCAACTTCAAGTGCTGCGCAGCCCAGATACATCCCGAGTGCTAAAAACTGCATTTGGACAGCAGCATGCtcagtttttcctttgattGTTATGCACAAGCCCTATGTCCTgttatttttccccactgctaCTGATTTCTGTAGCACCTCGGGTTTGGTGGAGAATGCTGGGACATTTGGGGCAGAGAAAGCAttttgggaagaagaaaagagcataGGTCTTAAGGCAGTTGGATAGAGAAGTAAGCAGGCACGGCTGACTAAGGAAAATGTGATCCTGTATGTATGGGATATACTCAGGACACAATCAGCGTGGCTACCTCATCTCCGAGGAGTATTTTTTAACTAAGGAACCCTTCTCTTCTTGGGACATATTCCCAGCTTAGTCACTGGATGTGCAGCAAAGAGAACATGTATGGGACTCTCCTTGGGAAACTATTTTATGAAATTACCCGTTCATCTCCCTGCGGTTACTTTGGTTTTAGTGCACCACTGCTCCAAATAGAAAGCCTGAAGACCACAGCCCTTTGACAGTCTTGAGC
This window of the Pelecanus crispus isolate bPelCri1 chromosome 12, bPelCri1.pri, whole genome shotgun sequence genome carries:
- the LIG3 gene encoding DNA ligase 3 isoform X3 gives rise to the protein MPTGSRTLSQAARALGRGTGLFSLHTQVSLPRPYLCCVGLPGASPNCWYQLLLRSVSLRSAGGNRCGGAGAFRFSLLLHTWLRQACTAAEDMAEQRYCVDYAKRGTAGCKKCKEKIVKGMVRIGKIVPNPFTESGGDMKEWYHVKCMFEKLDKARATTKKIEDITDLEGWEELQDGEKELINKHISEANSKAAGTPKKKVIVQAKLTATGQITTKDPLALISPSPKKFSGFTAKPKNSEEVSANSSHKSSLSAKKCDPKHKDCLLREFRKLCAMVAEKPSYNVKTQIIQDFLKKGSGGDGFHGDVYLTIKLLLPGVIKIVYNLNDKQIVKLFSRIFNCSQEEMIRDLEQGDVSETIRLFFEQSKSCPPAAKSFLTIQEVDEFLIQLSKLTKEDDQQSVLQHITRRCTGNDLKCIIRLIKHDLKMNAGAKHVLDALDPNAYEAFKASRNLQDVVERVLKNQQEAEKMPGLKRTLSVQASLMTPVQPMLAEACKSIEYAMKKCPNGMYAEIKYDGERVQVHKNGDHFSYFSRSLKPVLPHKVAHFKDFIPQAFPGGQSMILDSEVLLIDNKTGKPLPFGTLGVHKKAAFQDANVCLFVFDCIYFNDISLMDRPLCERRKFLHDNMVEIPNRILFSEMKHVTKASDLADMITRVIREGLEGLVLKNIKGSYEPGKRHWLKVKKDYLNEGAMADTADLVVLGAFYGQGSKGGMMSIFLMGCYDPKSEKWCTVTKCSGGHDDATLARLQTELDMVKISKDPSKIPRWLKINKIYYPDFIVPDPKKAPVWEITGAEFSKAEAHTADGISIRFPRCTRIRDDKDWKTATNLQQLKELYQLSKEKADFSVVAGEEDESTAGSSGENEGNSRSSTPHSTMKTPPSKSPAKAQKPEESKAVIGSPQKSEEKRGEKRKASEMDDNGKKQTLLDIFTGVKLYLSPSVKDFDKIRRYFIAYDGDLVPEFDTASATHVIGDVDENPGAKRVSPKWIWECIRKRRLVAPC
- the LIG3 gene encoding DNA ligase 3 isoform X1 codes for the protein MPTGSRTLSQAARALGRGTGLFSLHTQVSLPRPYLCCVGLPGASPNCWYQLLLRSVSLRSAGGNRCGGAGAFRFSLLLHTWLRQACTAAEDMAEQRYCVDYAKRGTAGCKKCKEKIVKGMVRIGKIVPNPFTESGGDMKEWYHVKCMFEKLDKARATTKKIEDITDLEGWEELQDGEKELINKHISEANSKAAGTPKKKVIVQAKLTATGQITTKDPLALISPSPKKFSGFTAKPKNSEEVSANSSHKSSLSAKKCDPKHKDCLLREFRKLCAMVAEKPSYNVKTQIIQDFLKKGSGGDGFHGDVYLTIKLLLPGVIKIVYNLNDKQIVKLFSRIFNCSQEEMIRDLEQGDVSETIRLFFEQSKSCPPAAKSFLTIQEVDEFLIQLSKLTKEDDQQSVLQHITRRCTGNDLKCIIRLIKHDLKMNAGAKHVLDALDPNAYEAFKASRNLQDVVERVLKNQQEAEKMPGLKRTLSVQASLMTPVQPMLAEACKSIEYAMKKCPNGMYAEIKYDGERVQVHKNGDHFSYFSRSLKPVLPHKVAHFKDFIPQAFPGGQSMILDSEVLLIDNKTGKPLPFGTLGVHKKAAFQDANVCLFVFDCIYFNDISLMDRPLCERRKFLHDNMVEIPNRILFSEMKHVTKASDLADMITRVIREGLEGLVLKNIKGSYEPGKRHWLKVKKDYLNEGAMADTADLVVLGAFYGQGSKGGMMSIFLMGCYDPKSEKWCTVTKCSGGHDDATLARLQTELDMVKISKDPSKIPRWLKINKIYYPDFIVPDPKKAPVWEITGAEFSKAEAHTADGISIRFPRCTRIRDDKDWKTATNLQQLKELYQLSKEKADFSVVAGEEDESTAGSSGENEGNSRSSTPHSTMKTPPSKSPAKAQKPEESKAVIGSPQKSEEKRGEKRKASEMDDNGKKVRTAGQQPLWGGGKQRPFQLSVHFYQPKCFYQPVLLILFHNMQTLLDIFTGVKLYLSPSVKDFDKIRRYFIAYDGDLVPEFDTASATHVIGDVDENPGAKRVSPKWIWECIRKRRLVAPC